GTTCGCCAGTGCCTGCTTCAGCTGACCCTCGAAATCGACCGAGCGAGCCCGGTAATACGGGGTGTTGACATTGGCGATGTCATCGCTGATCGCCTGCTGTCGCTGGGACAGGCCGTCCAGTGCGGTGTGCAGGGCATTGATCGAGACGTCGTCGAGCATGGACATGGAACGTCGCCCTTCCCGGGAGAACGCGGGCACAATCGTCGAATGACTGGGGGTCGCGCCGATCCGTGGCGCTACAAGAGCGGTCCGTGCTCAGAACCAGGCTTCGACGTAAGCCCATCGGGTCTTGAGGGATGCTCCGTTCCTGTGAATGTCGTTCATCCGAAAGCACCAGTCGGTCTTGAGGTTCCCGGCATAATGAGATGCTGTGCGGGATTCGCGGCTTTTGACTGGCCCGGCCGGGCGACCACCGAACCGGTGAGGCGGACACGACCTCGAGAACGCGTTCTATGCGTCCAAAAGCAAGAAGCACGGCCATCGGTGGATGACCGTGCTCCTGCGGCTGCGCCTCAGCCGTTGATGTCCAGGGTGGAGCCCATGCGGGCCTCTGAGGCCCGGGTGAACGTGGGCCGGATACGCGAGATCTCGGATCGGAACTCCTCGCGCAGGAAGCGGGCGCGGAACTCCAGCTCGGTGATCCAGCGCTGAAGCTCCTCGGACCGGCGCCGGAAGGATTCCGGCGGCCGCCCGGGGGGCGGGGTGATCAGCGGCAGCGCGAAGACGTCGTGCCGGCTGAGGGCTATTTCGAACTCGTGCATCGACTGCTCGACGGCGTCGAAGTAGCCGTTCCAGGCGGTCATGGCCTCCTTATTGGCGGCCCTGACGGAATTGGTGGTGGTCATCGGATGTCAGCCCACCGGGAACGGGCTCGTCGATGCTTCCAGCGTGAGGGCCTGCTTCCAGGCGTCCCGCAAGGGTTCCAGCATCTCCCTTACCGCCAGAATACGTTCCGGCTGGGGTGGCAGGCGGCTGCTGCTCAACTCGGTGACCATCCACAGGTACAGGCTCTTGAGGCCTGTTCCCTCGGGCCAGATCGCCACGTCGAGGCTGCCCCACAGCTCCAGAATGATTTCCTGGGCATGCTGAATACGGTTTCCTACGGTCGAGTGGTCGCCGGTCCGCATGGCGGCCTCGGCCACCGCAAGATCACCGATCAGCCGGTCGTAGAGCATCGTCAGCAGGCGTTGTGGTGAGGCCGTGTGGGCGGTGTCGTCCGCGTACCGTGACCTGGCCAGTCCGTTCGGCATTGGTACTCCTTGACCTCGCAGGCATCTCTCCGGGCAAAGCTGAGCCGCAGGGCCCACGCCGGGATCGGGGCGGGCCCTGCGGATCGGATCAGCTGGACGACGAGCTGCTACTGCTGTTGAAGAAGCTCGCGAGAGAGCTCTGCTGCGCCTTCAGCGCGGAGAGCGAGCTCTCCATCGCCGTGAACTTCGCCGTGACGGTGGTGCGGTACGCCGCCAGGCGGTCGGTCCAGGCGTCGATCTGGGTCTGCAGATCCTTCACCTGGGTCTTGGCCGTGGTCTGCGCCTGTACCAGGGTGCCGGTCTGCGAGTCGCTCATCTGGCTGAAGAGCGAACCCAGCTGCTGGGCCAGCCCGGGCTTGTAGGTGAGGTCACCGATGAGCCCGGTGGTATTGCTGTTGACCGTGATCGACAGGCCGGCGGCGGGGTCTTCCGAGGCCGGCGGGACGGTCAGGATGTTGCCGATGCCCGTGGCCTCGATGCCATTGATGGTGCCCTTGATGTCGGCGCCCTCGGCGGTCTGGCTCACGGTGGCGCCGCTGACGGCGCTGCCGGTGGCCGTCTCGGTGAACTCCACATCGAAGGCGCCGGCCGAACCCGGGTTCGTCGAGGTGAAGGTGAGGTTGCCGCTGACGTCGGCGGCCGCGGTGATGCCCATGCCGGACTGCGCCAGCATGGTGTTCAGCTTGGCGGCGACGGCAGCGGCATCGTCGCCCGGGGCGGCGTCGTACTTGATCGTGGAGCTGCCCCGCAGCAGGGCGACGGTGCGGCCCACCACGCCGGTGCCGGGCGGAATCACCTGCCACTGCTCGGCCTTCGCCAGCGATGTGACGTTGATGGGGTAGTCACCGGCTTGGGTGGCCGCCGTTGCGCGGGTGTAGGTGGCACTGGCCGACACGCCGGAGAACGATGAGCTGGCGCCGTACGCCGCCATCGTGCCGGTCGGGTCGGACTTGAACGCCGTGTCGAACGTGGCCTTGTCGAACGTCACCTGTCCACCTGAGGTGACAGTCAGGCCCGGGGTGTTCATGCCGGCGACGGTGCTCAGGATCTGCTGCTGCAGAGCCCGGACGGTGCTGTCACCGAGCAGCGGACCGCCCTTCTTCGTGGCGGGGTCCCACGCGGTGTTCGTCGCGATCGAGCTGAGCAGATTGTTGATGTTGGTGACGACCCCGGAGACCTGGTCGGTCACCTTGGTGGTGTCGACCGAGCTGCCGACCGTGACGCCGGCCTCGACCTTGCCGACCGTGAACGAGAGGCCCTGGGCGACGTCGGTGAAGGTGTTCGTGGCCGAGGTGACGGTGTAGGCGTTGCTGCCGCTGCCACCGATCGAGATCTCGGCGTCGGTCCCTTCGGCCAGCACGTTCATCTGGGCGCCGGCGCCGGGGAAGCCGCTGAGCCCGGACAGGGTGAACTGGGAGGCCTCACCGGTGGTGGTCGAGGCGACCTGCAGGCGGTAGGTGCCCGGCGAGGTCTGGACCGCGGATGCCGTGACGCCGGCATTCGCACTGTTGATGGCCGAGACCACCTCGCTGAGCGAGCCGGTGCCGACATTGATCGAGGTGCTCGTGCCGTTCTTGTCCAGCGTGATGGTGCTGCCCGACGCCACCGTGGCGGCGAGCGAGTTCACCGAGCCGTTGGAGATCAGCGATTGCGCGCTGGCCACCGAGGTCACGTCGAAGGTGAGGGAGTTGGCCACACTGCCGGTCGCCGTCGCCGTCACCGAGGAAGACGAAGAAGTGGCCGAGGTGGTGGCCCAGGAGCTGGTGTTGGCCAGCGAGCTCATCTGGGTGACGAGCGAGCCGATGCTGCTGAGCATCGAGCTGTAGGCGCTGACGGCGCTGTTCTGCTCGATCTGACGGTTCTTCAGGAGTGTCTGGGAATTGCCCTGGACGGACACCAGTTTGTCGACGATCGATTTGGTGTCCAGACCAGAGACGATCCCACCGATGGTGAGCGAGGTCATGGGCGTGGTCTTCCTGTGCACTGTGCAGGGGCGGGGCTTGTGACGATGGGCCGGGCACGCGAAGCCCTGCCCGGCCCATCGTCACGATGTGAAACTGGAACCGGGTGGTGGTCTTTCGATCACCACCCGGTCCGGGATCACTGCAGCAGCTTGAGGATGCTCTGCGGCTGCTGGTTGGCCTGCGCCAGCATGGCGGTACCCGCCTGCGACAGGATCTGAGCCTGGGTGAAGAGCACCATCTCCGACGCCATGTCGGTGGCCTGGATACGCGCGTTGGAGGCGGTC
The Kineosporia sp. NBRC 101731 genome window above contains:
- a CDS encoding flagellar export chaperone FliS yields the protein MPNGLARSRYADDTAHTASPQRLLTMLYDRLIGDLAVAEAAMRTGDHSTVGNRIQHAQEIILELWGSLDVAIWPEGTGLKSLYLWMVTELSSSRLPPQPERILAVREMLEPLRDAWKQALTLEASTSPFPVG
- the fliD gene encoding flagellar filament capping protein FliD; translation: MTSLTIGGIVSGLDTKSIVDKLVSVQGNSQTLLKNRQIEQNSAVSAYSSMLSSIGSLVTQMSSLANTSSWATTSATSSSSSVTATATGSVANSLTFDVTSVASAQSLISNGSVNSLAATVASGSTITLDKNGTSTSINVGTGSLSEVVSAINSANAGVTASAVQTSPGTYRLQVASTTTGEASQFTLSGLSGFPGAGAQMNVLAEGTDAEISIGGSGSNAYTVTSATNTFTDVAQGLSFTVGKVEAGVTVGSSVDTTKVTDQVSGVVTNINNLLSSIATNTAWDPATKKGGPLLGDSTVRALQQQILSTVAGMNTPGLTVTSGGQVTFDKATFDTAFKSDPTGTMAAYGASSSFSGVSASATYTRATAATQAGDYPINVTSLAKAEQWQVIPPGTGVVGRTVALLRGSSTIKYDAAPGDDAAAVAAKLNTMLAQSGMGITAAADVSGNLTFTSTNPGSAGAFDVEFTETATGSAVSGATVSQTAEGADIKGTINGIEATGIGNILTVPPASEDPAAGLSITVNSNTTGLIGDLTYKPGLAQQLGSLFSQMSDSQTGTLVQAQTTAKTQVKDLQTQIDAWTDRLAAYRTTVTAKFTAMESSLSALKAQQSSLASFFNSSSSSSSS